The Magnolia sinica isolate HGM2019 chromosome 10, MsV1, whole genome shotgun sequence genome includes a window with the following:
- the LOC131216935 gene encoding deSI-like protein At4g17486: MFVRGISSSKQKAGSVPVYLNVYDLTPINGYAYWIGLGIYHSGVQVHGVEYAFGAHEFPTTGIFEGEPQQCSGFTFRKSILIGRTDLGPREVRSLMEKLAEVYTGNTYHLITKNCNHFCNDACMRMTGKRIPNWVNRLAKLGLLCRCVLPMDLHVTAVRHRSEERICEGEQKKLRSSSSRFSSSSSSSIRNKWRRSSSLRQC; the protein is encoded by the exons ATGTTCGTTAGAGGAATTTCTTCGAGCAAGCAGAAGGCAGGATCTGTCCCAGTCTATCTCAACGTCTACGATCTCACGCCGATCAACGGCTACGCTTACTGGATCGGCCTCGGCATCTATCATTCTGGCGTCCAAG TTCATGGAGTGGAATATGCATTTGGTGCACATGAGTTTCCGACTACGGGGATCTTCGAAGGTGAGCCGCAACAATGCTCTGGATTCACATTCCGGAAATCCATCTTGATTGGACGGACGGATCTTGGCCCAAGAGAGGTGAGGTCTTTGATGGAGAAGCTAGCAGAAGTGTACACAGGCAACACATACCATCTCATCACCAAGAACTGCAACCATTTCTGCAATGATGCTTGCATGCGTATGACTGGAAAGCGGATCCCGAATTGGGTGAATCGCCTTGCGAAACTTG GTTTGCTTTGTAGATGCGTACTTCCGATGGATCTTCATGTCACTGCAGTGAGACATAGATCAGAAGAAAGAATTTGTGAGGGAGAGCAGAAGAAGCTTCGGAGCAGTTCCAGtcgtttctcttcttcttcttcttcttcaattagAAATAAATGGCGACGTTCTTCCTCACTGCGACAATGCTGA